Genomic window (Bradyrhizobium sp. 186):
GCTCTCGGCCGCGTCCATCAGGCGCCGGCCGAGCCGCAGTCCGCGCGCGGCGGGTGCGACCCACAGCCGCTTGATCTCGGCGTAGCCGTGATCCGTTCCCTTCAGGCCGACGCAGCCGATCGGCAGCATGTCCGACATCGCGACGACGAACGTGCCGCGCGGGCGAACCATGTCCGCGGCATCGGGATCGCGCGACAGCGAGACGTCGAATCCTTGTTTGAAGCGGCGGCCGAGCTCGGCATAGTACTCGCCGAGGCAGTAGCGCGACGCGTCGCTGCGCGGGTCGATCTCGTCCAGCGCGATCCGGTCGCGCGTCAGCGCGGAGGCGATCAAGTCCATCGCCGCCAGCAACGCCTCCCGTTGCGAATGGCGGCCGAGAAAGTCTTCGGCCTGCGTGTTCGACAGCGCCTCGTAGGCCGCGAACTCGCGCCGGCCCGCGCGCGTCAGCTTCGCGACGCGGCGGCGCGCATCGTCCTCCTGCGCCGTGGTCTCGATCAGTCCTTCGTCCTCGAGGCTGCGCAAGAGACGGCTCATCAGCCCGGAATCGAGCCCGAGATAGTCGCGGATCTCGGCCACGTCCGAACGCCCATGCCCGATCG
Coding sequences:
- a CDS encoding bifunctional helix-turn-helix transcriptional regulator/GNAT family N-acetyltransferase, translating into MLDPVSRVRRFNRAVTSAVGALDTSFLGRGRPLGAARVLNAIGHGRSDVAEIRDYLGLDSGLMSRLLRSLEDEGLIETTAQEDDARRRVAKLTRAGRREFAAYEALSNTQAEDFLGRHSQREALLAAMDLIASALTRDRIALDEIDPRSDASRYCLGEYYAELGRRFKQGFDVSLSRDPDAADMVRPRGTFVVAMSDMLPIGCVGLKGTDHGYAEIKRLWVAPAARGLRLGRRLMDAAESAARDLGIALLRLDTNSALAEAGQLYRRSGWSEISRFNDDPYPDLFFEKRL